In Frondihabitans sp. PAMC 28766, a genomic segment contains:
- a CDS encoding response regulator transcription factor has protein sequence MLLGALSEWIRGAASDISMVCAVASWPELLTHPEFPVDVVLLDLDLKDNLPISLKISTLKTAGVKTVLMSTYSEPNVVREALAAGALGYLVKSEDAEMIVEAIRTASNGESYISAELDLALNAAEVGGVPKLSAQERRVMALYGGGEPVKAVAYQLGISEETAKSYLKRIREKYRVAGFDVGTKVALRKRAIQDGILLQTDDAAPSGF, from the coding sequence ATGCTCCTCGGTGCTCTCAGCGAGTGGATCCGCGGCGCCGCCAGCGACATCTCGATGGTCTGCGCGGTCGCCTCGTGGCCCGAGCTGCTGACGCACCCCGAGTTCCCCGTCGACGTCGTGCTGCTCGACCTCGACCTCAAAGACAACCTGCCGATCTCGCTCAAGATCTCGACGCTGAAGACCGCGGGCGTGAAGACGGTGCTGATGAGCACCTACTCCGAGCCCAACGTCGTGCGCGAGGCCCTGGCGGCCGGCGCCCTCGGCTACCTCGTCAAGAGCGAGGACGCCGAGATGATCGTCGAGGCGATCCGCACCGCCTCCAACGGAGAGTCGTACATCTCGGCCGAGCTCGACCTGGCCCTCAATGCCGCCGAGGTCGGCGGCGTGCCGAAGCTCTCCGCCCAGGAGCGCCGCGTCATGGCGCTCTACGGCGGCGGTGAGCCTGTCAAGGCCGTCGCCTACCAGCTCGGCATCTCCGAAGAGACCGCGAAGAGCTATCTCAAGCGCATCCGCGAGAAGTACCGCGTCGCGGGCTTCGACGTGGGCACCAAGGTGGCCCTGCGGAAGCGCGCCATCCAGGACGGCATCCTGCTGCAGACGGACGACGCCGCGCCCTCCGGCTTCTAG
- a CDS encoding sensor histidine kinase, giving the protein MDLFAQERDRLLRTTTRFLGIACTVVSLVSIGYPGVTDLPRQAAITLFGLVMIVFFILIGRSGNMLWVVLGLASGLIAGGIALLPGHVDGPLATAVIPLVGGAVASFALLLSASKKRVVLAAVAAVIVVAMVIVGMHSVLTVQVAAVLLGWVLCFVAGFWIGNSVPRAARRIYSIGNAHRAERQASETEAQRRQGARLLHDTVLATLTLLAHSGFGVTPEALQAQAAEDARLLRHLRLGSTPQPQESGEYNLETAEESPLGQTLESVKQRFGRMGLEVSWHGTGQVLLPTNVLDAFLLALAECLENVRRHAGVTEAHVTIIHDETMVRAMVTDAGVGFELNGISEERLGFKESVVERLRDVGGGARLFSAPGAGTTVVLEAPR; this is encoded by the coding sequence ATGGATCTCTTCGCCCAGGAGCGCGATCGTCTCCTGCGGACGACGACGCGCTTTCTCGGAATCGCGTGCACCGTCGTGTCTCTGGTGTCGATCGGCTACCCCGGTGTGACCGACCTGCCTCGGCAGGCCGCTATCACGCTTTTCGGCCTGGTGATGATCGTCTTCTTCATCCTGATCGGCCGAAGTGGAAACATGCTGTGGGTCGTCTTAGGGCTTGCTTCGGGTCTGATCGCGGGAGGCATCGCGCTCCTGCCCGGGCACGTCGACGGCCCTCTCGCGACTGCGGTCATTCCGCTCGTCGGCGGTGCCGTCGCATCCTTCGCCCTGCTGCTCTCTGCGAGCAAGAAGCGCGTCGTGCTGGCCGCCGTCGCCGCGGTCATCGTCGTCGCGATGGTGATCGTCGGGATGCACTCGGTGCTGACCGTGCAGGTGGCTGCCGTCCTGCTCGGTTGGGTGCTCTGCTTCGTCGCCGGCTTCTGGATCGGCAACAGCGTGCCGCGTGCCGCTCGCCGCATCTACTCGATCGGCAACGCCCACCGTGCCGAGCGGCAGGCCTCCGAGACCGAAGCGCAGCGTCGCCAGGGTGCGCGCCTCCTGCACGACACCGTGCTCGCCACGCTCACCCTCCTCGCGCACTCCGGCTTCGGCGTCACGCCGGAGGCACTGCAGGCGCAGGCGGCAGAAGACGCGCGACTGCTCCGACACCTCCGCCTCGGCTCGACGCCGCAGCCGCAGGAGTCGGGCGAGTACAACCTCGAGACCGCCGAAGAGAGCCCTCTCGGCCAGACCCTCGAGTCGGTCAAGCAGCGCTTCGGGCGTATGGGGCTCGAGGTCAGCTGGCACGGCACCGGCCAGGTGCTGCTGCCCACCAACGTGCTCGACGCCTTCCTGCTCGCCCTCGCCGAATGCCTCGAGAACGTGCGCCGACACGCCGGCGTCACCGAGGCGCACGTCACGATCATCCACGACGAGACGATGGTGCGCGCGATGGTCACCGACGCCGGCGTCGGATTCGAACTGAACGGCATCTCCGAAGAGCGACTCGGCTTCAAGGAGAGCGTGGTCGAACGCCTCCGCGACGTCGGCGGCGGCGCCCGTCTCTTCTCCGCGCCGGGAGCCGGCACCACCGTCGTCCTGGAGGCACCGCGATGA
- a CDS encoding NADH:flavin oxidoreductase/NADH oxidase, whose protein sequence is MTSQLFTPITLRQTEFRNRLWVPAMCQYSVEKRDGVPTPWHLVHLGSFAVGGAGGIVTEATAVVPEGRISPQDLGIWNDDQRDAFRPITDFVHAEGSKIGVQLAHAGRKASTPRTWEPQNGTLSEAEHGWPIVAPSAIAFEGYDVPRELTTDEVAGVVQAFVDGAIRSRDAGFDFVELHAAHGYLIHQFLSPLSNQRTDQYGGSLENRARLVLDIVRGIRAALGESFPIIVRFSATDWIEGGWDEHETATVASWARDAGADLFDISSGGIAANAVIPVGLGYQVPLAASVRRDGDVETGAVGLIIDSQQAEDIVSSGQSDVVFVGREFLRDPHFALRAAFELGVELDYYPQQYHRAPFHAPSFA, encoded by the coding sequence ATGACCTCTCAGCTCTTCACGCCAATCACGCTGCGTCAGACCGAGTTCCGCAACCGCCTCTGGGTGCCGGCCATGTGCCAGTACTCCGTCGAGAAGCGCGACGGGGTGCCCACCCCCTGGCACCTCGTGCACCTCGGCTCGTTCGCCGTCGGCGGCGCCGGCGGCATCGTGACCGAGGCCACGGCCGTCGTGCCCGAGGGCCGCATCTCGCCTCAGGATCTCGGGATCTGGAATGACGACCAGCGCGACGCCTTCCGCCCCATCACCGACTTCGTCCACGCCGAGGGCTCGAAGATCGGCGTGCAGCTCGCTCACGCCGGTCGCAAGGCGTCGACCCCCCGCACGTGGGAGCCGCAGAACGGCACTCTCTCGGAGGCCGAGCACGGCTGGCCCATCGTCGCCCCGTCGGCCATCGCCTTCGAGGGCTACGACGTGCCCCGCGAGCTGACCACTGACGAGGTCGCGGGCGTCGTCCAGGCGTTCGTCGACGGCGCGATCCGCTCGCGCGATGCGGGCTTCGACTTCGTCGAGCTGCACGCCGCCCACGGCTACCTGATCCACCAGTTCCTGTCGCCGCTCAGCAACCAGCGCACCGACCAGTACGGCGGATCGCTCGAGAACCGCGCCCGCCTCGTGCTCGACATCGTCCGCGGCATCCGGGCGGCCCTCGGCGAGTCGTTCCCGATCATCGTCCGCTTTTCGGCCACCGACTGGATCGAGGGCGGCTGGGACGAGCACGAGACCGCCACCGTGGCATCCTGGGCCCGCGACGCGGGCGCCGACCTCTTCGACATCTCGTCGGGTGGCATCGCCGCCAACGCGGTCATTCCGGTCGGCCTCGGCTACCAGGTGCCGCTCGCCGCGAGCGTGCGCCGCGACGGCGACGTCGAGACCGGCGCCGTCGGCCTCATCATCGACTCGCAGCAGGCCGAAGACATCGTCTCGTCGGGGCAGTCCGACGTGGTGTTCGTCGGCCGCGAGTTCCTTCGCGACCCGCACTTCGCGTTGCGCGCCGCGTTCGAGCTGGGCGTCGAGCTCGACTACTACCCGCAGCAGTATCACCGCGCACCCTTCCACGCCCCCTCGTTCGCGTAG
- a CDS encoding glycosyltransferase 87 family protein: MNSRGLRTAALWLAFAVVHAWLWTTSFTGPNTPLNDVTTVYHNWVQEGTHGLGWVGVDQTWVYPSAALAPMLLAAVFGLAHYSVTWLGLVVILDGIALAYLTRGGRERQPLGWWWLAFMVLLGPIAVGRLDSISVPLALVGLLYAVRRPVVAGILLALATWIKVWPAALVVAVVIASKRRIPVLVAALGTSVVIVAVVLLFGGSLRVIFGFVGQQAGRGLQIEAPVTTWWLWLEGLHVPGVRTAFDYGLLTYQTTGPGTALVSQLMTPIMAVVLLGVILLGVRAMRRGAHSTAVLAPLALALVTAFIVTNKVGSPQYETWIAAPMILGLLLARRGGASFVVPASMALVVGGLTQVIYPWNYDALVFAQPWMLVVVTARNLLLVGLLVVGVVQLVRLGSVRQDATRPSPVSSSESVPTVAG, from the coding sequence ATGAACTCGCGAGGGCTCCGTACGGCCGCGCTCTGGCTCGCCTTCGCCGTCGTGCACGCATGGCTCTGGACGACGTCGTTCACTGGCCCGAACACTCCCCTCAACGACGTGACGACCGTCTATCACAACTGGGTGCAGGAGGGTACGCACGGCCTCGGCTGGGTCGGGGTCGACCAGACCTGGGTCTACCCGTCGGCGGCGCTCGCGCCCATGCTCCTCGCGGCCGTGTTCGGGCTGGCGCACTACTCGGTGACGTGGCTCGGTCTCGTCGTGATCCTCGATGGCATCGCTCTCGCCTACCTGACGCGCGGGGGCCGCGAGCGCCAGCCGCTCGGCTGGTGGTGGCTGGCCTTCATGGTGCTGCTCGGCCCGATCGCCGTCGGCCGACTCGACTCGATCAGCGTGCCGCTCGCACTCGTCGGGCTGTTGTACGCGGTGCGGAGGCCGGTCGTCGCGGGCATCCTGCTGGCTCTGGCCACCTGGATCAAAGTGTGGCCCGCGGCTCTCGTGGTCGCTGTCGTGATCGCGTCGAAGCGCAGGATCCCGGTTCTGGTCGCCGCCCTCGGCACGAGTGTCGTGATCGTGGCGGTCGTGCTGCTCTTCGGCGGCTCGCTTCGGGTGATCTTCGGCTTCGTCGGGCAGCAGGCCGGGCGCGGGCTGCAGATCGAGGCGCCCGTCACGACGTGGTGGCTCTGGCTCGAGGGCCTGCACGTGCCCGGCGTCAGGACGGCGTTCGACTACGGGTTGCTGACCTACCAGACGACCGGGCCCGGCACGGCCCTCGTCTCGCAGCTCATGACGCCGATCATGGCGGTCGTGCTGCTCGGCGTGATCCTGCTCGGGGTGCGCGCGATGCGCCGCGGGGCGCACTCCACCGCCGTGCTGGCGCCTCTCGCTCTGGCCCTCGTGACCGCTTTCATCGTCACGAACAAGGTGGGCTCGCCGCAGTACGAGACGTGGATCGCGGCCCCGATGATCCTGGGCCTGCTGCTTGCGCGCCGCGGGGGAGCCTCGTTCGTCGTGCCTGCGTCGATGGCCCTCGTCGTCGGCGGCCTGACTCAGGTGATCTACCCCTGGAACTACGACGCCCTCGTGTTCGCTCAGCCGTGGATGCTCGTGGTCGTGACGGCGCGCAACCTGCTGCTGGTCGGGCTGCTCGTCGTCGGTGTCGTGCAGCTCGTGCGACTCGGTTCGGTGCGGCAGGATGCAACGCGCCCGTCACCGGTCTCCTCGTCGGAGTCGGTGCCGACGGTGGCAGGATGA
- a CDS encoding HAD family phosphatase produces the protein MSEPLARRPLSIPGRTVVFDYGEVISRTPAPEYRRVIEELAGVESAALWASYEKHRDALDEGSQSVVDYWGAIAADTGATWPISRVHELWAADFPAWLRPEPGTIDVIADLKAGGTRLAVLSNAGFDYGAPLRYSPVGSLFDDVFVSAELHDLKPSETIYRHVLTELGITPEEMVFIDNKRINVEGAEALGIVGHVFTSPPELRVFLETLAS, from the coding sequence ATGTCCGAACCACTCGCACGCCGCCCGCTCTCGATCCCCGGCCGCACGGTCGTCTTCGACTATGGGGAGGTCATCAGTCGTACGCCCGCGCCCGAGTATCGCCGGGTGATCGAAGAGCTCGCCGGCGTCGAGTCGGCCGCCCTGTGGGCGAGCTACGAGAAGCACCGCGACGCCCTCGACGAGGGCAGCCAGTCGGTCGTCGACTACTGGGGCGCCATCGCGGCCGACACGGGGGCCACCTGGCCGATCTCGCGCGTGCACGAGCTGTGGGCCGCCGACTTCCCCGCCTGGCTGCGCCCCGAGCCCGGCACGATCGACGTCATCGCCGACTTGAAGGCCGGCGGCACCCGACTCGCGGTGCTGTCCAACGCCGGGTTCGACTATGGCGCGCCCCTCCGCTACTCCCCCGTCGGATCGCTTTTCGACGACGTCTTCGTCAGCGCCGAGCTGCACGACCTCAAACCGAGCGAAACGATCTACCGGCACGTGCTGACCGAACTCGGCATCACGCCGGAGGAGATGGTGTTCATCGACAACAAGCGGATCAACGTCGAAGGGGCCGAGGCGCTCGGCATCGTCGGACACGTCTTCACGTCGCCGCCCGAGCTGCGAGTTTTTCTCGAGACCCTCGCCTCCTGA
- a CDS encoding ADP/ATP-dependent (S)-NAD(P)H-hydrate dehydratase: MTDSASSTFTTWAPADARAWIAVPKDDDDKYSRGVLGVVTGSDQYPGAAVLGVEAALHTGVGMLRYLGPSRASDFVLHRRPEAVTSPGRVQAWLLGSGIDPDALDGVTTNRFTEAAASGLPIVLDAGALFLREQTTGPIVVTPHFRELAKATGREVAAIADDPASAAAQVAEQWGATVLLKGHRTYVASPGGVRLAAESAPSWLATAGAGDALGGILGALVATHSDEIAHDADALARIAATASVVHGLAAARASAGGPITVLSLIDAVPATIAALLS, from the coding sequence ATGACCGACTCTGCATCCTCGACGTTCACCACCTGGGCTCCCGCCGACGCGAGGGCCTGGATCGCCGTGCCGAAAGACGACGACGACAAGTACAGCCGCGGCGTGCTCGGCGTGGTGACGGGCTCCGACCAGTACCCGGGCGCGGCCGTGCTCGGCGTCGAGGCCGCGCTGCACACGGGAGTCGGCATGCTCCGCTACCTCGGCCCGTCTCGAGCCTCTGACTTCGTGCTGCACCGGCGCCCCGAGGCGGTCACGAGCCCGGGCCGTGTCCAGGCGTGGCTGCTCGGGTCGGGCATCGACCCCGACGCCCTCGACGGCGTGACCACGAACCGCTTCACCGAGGCCGCCGCATCCGGCCTGCCCATCGTGCTCGACGCGGGGGCGCTCTTCCTCCGCGAGCAGACCACGGGGCCGATCGTCGTGACGCCGCACTTCCGCGAGCTGGCCAAGGCGACAGGGCGAGAGGTCGCCGCCATCGCCGACGACCCGGCTTCGGCTGCGGCGCAGGTGGCCGAGCAGTGGGGCGCGACGGTGCTGCTCAAAGGGCACCGCACGTACGTCGCGTCGCCGGGAGGGGTGCGACTCGCCGCCGAGAGCGCGCCGTCCTGGCTGGCGACTGCCGGGGCCGGTGACGCGCTGGGTGGCATCCTAGGGGCGCTCGTCGCCACGCACAGTGACGAGATCGCGCACGATGCCGACGCCCTCGCTCGCATCGCCGCCACCGCCAGCGTCGTGCACGGCCTCGCCGCGGCGCGGGCCTCGGCCGGCGGCCCCATCACGGTACTGTCGCTGATCGACGCCGTACCCGCCACGATTGCGGCGCTGCTCTCGTAG
- a CDS encoding Gfo/Idh/MocA family protein produces the protein MVSIGMIGAGQFAGSFAKLFDIHPDVEGVYVTDLLPERAHELVERESLAGFVEDFDAMLESDVDAVAIFTQRWTHGPLVVRALRAGKHVYSAVPMAITEDEIAAIIEAVKETGLTYMMGETSYYNPATIYARDKVAEGAFGRIIYAEGDYVHDMDLGFYAAYQYSGGENWKATASYPPMLYPTHAIGGVLGAIPGHAVSVSCIGITDDRGDGVFDKEVSQFGNDFSNASALFELDNGAVMRTNEMRRVGYPSQIRESRFRFFGTEASFEQLATVSVWQDKHDVIDVSDKITTKPTLSHDDPALANVDPALRDAFVSGYAEVQDTSRLPDEYRGVPSGHEGSHHFLVDDFVRAVVDGTLPPVNAWVAARYTLPGIVAHESAKQHGARLPIPDFGDPAEPAGAAAGAGAATREA, from the coding sequence ATGGTTTCCATCGGCATGATCGGAGCCGGGCAGTTCGCCGGCTCGTTCGCCAAGCTGTTCGACATCCACCCCGACGTCGAGGGGGTGTACGTCACCGACCTCCTGCCCGAACGCGCCCACGAACTGGTCGAGCGCGAGAGCCTCGCCGGCTTCGTCGAGGACTTCGACGCCATGCTCGAATCCGACGTCGACGCGGTCGCGATCTTCACGCAGCGCTGGACACACGGGCCCCTGGTGGTCCGCGCCCTCCGCGCCGGCAAGCACGTCTACTCGGCAGTGCCCATGGCGATCACCGAAGACGAGATCGCGGCCATCATCGAGGCGGTGAAAGAAACAGGCCTCACCTACATGATGGGAGAGACGAGCTACTACAACCCCGCGACGATCTACGCGCGCGACAAGGTGGCCGAAGGCGCGTTCGGCCGGATCATCTACGCCGAGGGCGACTACGTCCACGACATGGACCTCGGCTTCTACGCGGCCTACCAGTATTCGGGCGGCGAGAACTGGAAGGCCACGGCGAGCTACCCGCCCATGCTCTACCCGACGCACGCGATCGGCGGAGTCCTCGGCGCCATCCCGGGGCACGCTGTCAGCGTCAGCTGCATCGGCATCACGGACGACCGCGGCGACGGCGTGTTCGACAAGGAGGTCAGCCAGTTCGGCAACGACTTCTCGAACGCCAGCGCCCTGTTCGAGCTCGACAACGGCGCCGTGATGCGCACCAACGAGATGCGTCGCGTCGGGTACCCGTCGCAGATCCGCGAATCGCGCTTCCGGTTCTTCGGCACCGAGGCGAGCTTCGAACAGCTCGCGACGGTCAGCGTCTGGCAGGACAAGCACGATGTGATCGACGTCAGCGACAAGATCACGACGAAGCCGACGCTGTCGCACGACGACCCGGCACTGGCCAACGTGGATCCTGCCCTTCGCGACGCGTTCGTCTCGGGGTACGCCGAAGTGCAGGACACCAGCCGCCTGCCCGACGAGTACCGCGGGGTTCCGAGCGGACACGAGGGCAGCCACCACTTCCTGGTCGACGACTTCGTCCGAGCCGTCGTCGACGGGACCCTGCCACCGGTGAACGCGTGGGTCGCGGCCCGCTATACGCTGCCAGGCATCGTCGCGCACGAGTCGGCGAAGCAGCACGGCGCGCGACTGCCCATCCCCGACTTCGGCGACCCCGCCGAACCGGCGGGTGCCGCGGCCGGCGCAGGGGCCGCGACTCGAGAGGCCTGA
- a CDS encoding MFS transporter encodes MGGFAIGATEFVALGLLPNIARDLMPVAFAHSPEDATAHAGILVSAYALGVVVGAPTIAATTSHVPRKKLLLILLAAFVVGTVASAILPTFGLVVLARFAAGLPHGAYFGIAALAAGNLMGPGNRGKGVAFVFTGLTVSNIVGVPLITALGQAAGWRVAYFVVAVIFALTFVAVAFALPPQPAEHGASIKRELSAFSKPQVWLVMGVGAIGFGGFFAVESYISAAVTQGAGSPESVVPFVLVVVGIGMTIGNLLGGWGADRNIARTMFAGFAGLLIALAGYALTAHTLPGIFVFAFLLGCAGSVISPAIQTRLMVVAGDAQVIGAALNHSAFDIGNSLGAYLGGVVIAAGLGVGAPAWVGFGLAILGVALTVVSFSLQKRSHQRDGISGPSPTTQPVPIGGL; translated from the coding sequence ATGGGCGGTTTCGCCATCGGCGCGACCGAGTTCGTCGCGCTGGGGCTGCTGCCGAACATCGCTCGCGACCTCATGCCGGTCGCCTTCGCGCATTCGCCCGAGGATGCGACGGCGCACGCCGGCATCCTCGTCTCGGCGTACGCGCTGGGCGTGGTGGTGGGCGCGCCCACGATCGCGGCGACCACGTCGCATGTGCCGCGGAAGAAGCTGCTGCTGATCCTGCTGGCGGCGTTCGTGGTCGGAACCGTCGCGTCGGCGATCCTGCCCACCTTCGGTCTGGTCGTGCTGGCGCGGTTCGCAGCTGGCCTGCCGCACGGCGCCTATTTCGGTATTGCGGCTCTGGCGGCCGGCAACCTCATGGGGCCGGGCAACCGGGGCAAGGGCGTCGCGTTCGTCTTCACGGGCCTCACGGTCTCGAACATCGTCGGCGTGCCGCTGATCACGGCCCTGGGTCAGGCCGCCGGGTGGCGAGTCGCCTATTTCGTCGTGGCTGTGATCTTCGCACTGACGTTCGTCGCCGTGGCGTTCGCGCTGCCGCCGCAACCGGCCGAGCACGGAGCCTCGATCAAGCGTGAGCTCAGCGCGTTCTCGAAGCCGCAGGTGTGGCTCGTGATGGGCGTCGGGGCGATCGGCTTCGGCGGCTTCTTCGCGGTCGAGAGCTACATCTCCGCCGCCGTGACGCAGGGCGCAGGATCACCAGAGAGCGTCGTCCCGTTCGTCCTGGTGGTCGTCGGCATCGGGATGACGATCGGCAACCTCCTCGGTGGCTGGGGCGCTGACCGCAACATCGCCCGCACCATGTTCGCGGGCTTCGCGGGGCTCCTGATCGCCCTGGCCGGCTACGCCCTCACGGCTCACACGCTGCCAGGCATCTTCGTGTTCGCTTTCCTGCTCGGCTGCGCTGGGTCGGTCATCAGCCCTGCCATCCAGACCCGGCTGATGGTGGTCGCCGGCGACGCTCAGGTGATCGGCGCCGCGCTCAACCACTCGGCGTTCGACATCGGCAACAGCCTCGGCGCCTACCTCGGCGGCGTCGTGATCGCTGCGGGTCTCGGGGTCGGCGCGCCGGCCTGGGTGGGCTTCGGCCTCGCGATCCTGGGCGTCGCCCTGACCGTCGTCAGCTTCTCGCTCCAGAAGCGGTCACACCAGCGCGACGGCATCTCCGGCCCGTCGCCCACGACGCAGCCTGTTCCCATCGGCGGCCTCTGA
- a CDS encoding thiamine-binding protein codes for MLVAFSVSPSGGPPAGSEPDSVHTAVAAAVKVVRDSGLPNRTTSMFTEVEGEWDEVMAVVKAATEAVAPFGRRVSLVLKADIRPGHSGELDGKIERLERAIDES; via the coding sequence ATGCTCGTAGCCTTCAGCGTCTCGCCCAGCGGCGGCCCCCCGGCCGGCTCCGAACCCGACTCCGTCCACACCGCCGTCGCGGCAGCCGTGAAGGTCGTCCGCGACTCGGGGCTCCCCAACCGCACGACCTCGATGTTCACCGAGGTCGAGGGGGAGTGGGACGAGGTCATGGCCGTCGTCAAGGCGGCCACAGAGGCGGTCGCCCCCTTCGGCCGTCGCGTCTCGCTCGTGCTCAAGGCCGACATCCGCCCGGGCCACAGCGGCGAGCTCGACGGCAAGATCGAGCGCCTCGAGCGGGCCATCGACGAGTCCTGA
- a CDS encoding bifunctional o-acetylhomoserine/o-acetylserine sulfhydrylase, protein MTDQTAWKFETQQIHAGAQPDPTTHARATPIYKTTSYVFESAEQAKNLFALAEFGNIYSRIMNPTHDVVEQRIAALEGGSGALLVSSGQAAETLAVLNIARAGDHIVSSSSIYGGTYNLFKYTLAKLGIETTFVENQDDADEWRRAVRPNTKLFFAETIGNPKINILDIELASGVAHDNGVPLIVDNTIATPYLIRPFEHGADIVVHSATKFLGGHGTVIGGLIVDGGKFEWSKNVEKFPELTEPDPSYHGASYTTAVGDPLAYIIKARVQLLRDLGSSNSADTAFSLIQGIETLSLRIERHVQNAQEIAEWLDARDDVSTVYYAGLPTSPWYAAANKYAPKGVGAVLSFELKGGVDAGKALVDGLSLFSHLANIGDVRSLVIHPASTTHSQLTPEQQLTTGVTPGLVRLSVGLENIDDLKADLDAGFAAAKATTEKLLKSS, encoded by the coding sequence ATGACCGACCAGACCGCCTGGAAGTTCGAGACGCAGCAGATCCACGCCGGCGCTCAGCCCGACCCGACGACCCACGCTCGCGCCACCCCGATCTACAAGACGACCTCGTACGTGTTCGAGAGCGCCGAACAGGCCAAGAACCTCTTCGCCCTGGCCGAGTTCGGCAACATCTACTCGCGCATCATGAACCCCACCCACGACGTCGTGGAGCAGCGCATCGCCGCGCTCGAAGGTGGTTCAGGTGCACTTCTGGTCTCGTCCGGCCAGGCTGCCGAGACGCTCGCCGTGCTCAACATCGCTCGCGCCGGCGACCACATCGTGTCGTCGTCGTCGATCTATGGCGGCACGTACAACCTCTTCAAGTACACGCTCGCCAAGCTCGGCATCGAGACCACGTTCGTCGAGAACCAGGACGACGCCGACGAGTGGCGCCGCGCGGTCCGCCCGAACACGAAGCTGTTCTTCGCCGAGACGATCGGCAACCCGAAGATCAACATCCTCGACATCGAGCTCGCCTCGGGCGTCGCCCACGACAACGGCGTGCCGCTGATCGTCGACAACACGATCGCCACGCCCTACCTGATCCGCCCCTTCGAGCACGGTGCCGACATCGTCGTGCACTCGGCGACGAAGTTCCTCGGCGGCCACGGCACGGTCATCGGCGGCCTCATCGTCGACGGCGGCAAATTCGAGTGGTCGAAGAACGTCGAGAAGTTCCCCGAGCTGACCGAGCCCGACCCGTCGTACCACGGGGCCAGCTACACGACCGCGGTCGGCGATCCGCTCGCCTACATCATCAAGGCGCGCGTCCAGCTGCTGCGCGACCTCGGCTCGTCGAACTCGGCCGACACCGCGTTCTCGCTCATCCAGGGCATCGAGACGCTCTCTCTCCGCATCGAGCGCCACGTGCAGAACGCCCAGGAGATCGCCGAGTGGCTCGACGCCCGCGACGACGTCTCGACCGTCTACTACGCCGGCCTCCCCACGAGCCCCTGGTACGCCGCCGCCAACAAGTACGCACCGAAGGGCGTCGGCGCGGTGCTGAGCTTCGAGCTGAAGGGCGGCGTCGATGCCGGCAAGGCTCTCGTCGACGGCCTCAGCCTGTTCAGCCACCTCGCCAACATCGGCGATGTCCGCTCGCTGGTCATCCACCCGGCCTCGACGACGCACTCGCAGCTCACCCCCGAGCAGCAGCTCACGACCGGCGTCACGCCCGGTCTCGTGCGTCTCTCCGTCGGCCTCGAGAACATCGACGACCTCAAAGCCGACCTCGACGCGGGGTTCGCTGCGGCCAAGGCCACGACCGAGAAGCTCCTCAAGAGCAGCTAG